From Buchnera aphidicola (Periphyllus lyropictus), a single genomic window includes:
- the rpoC gene encoding DNA-directed RNA polymerase subunit beta': protein MKDLFKFIKLKNKSEDFNAIKISLSSPEIIRSWSYGEVKKPETINYRTFKPERDGLFCSRIFGPIKDYECLCGKYKRLKHRGVICEKCGVEVTKSKVRRDRMGHIELASPIAHIWFLKSLPSRIGLLLDMPLRDIERVLYFESYVIIKNGTTKLKKGMVFNEEKNIELIEKYGDEFQAKMGAEAIQILLKNINLKKKCKSLRKELKKTNSETKKKKTTKRIKLIESFIQSKNKPEWMILTVLPILPPDLRPLVPLDGGRFATSDLNDLYRRVINRNNRLKRLLELSAPEIIIRNEKRMLQESVDALLDNGRRGRAIIGSNKRPLKSLADMIKGKQGRFRQNLLGKRVDYSGRSVITVGPYLKLNQCGLPKKMALELFKPFIYGKLELKNLANTIKSAKKMVEKEESVVWDVLDEVIKKHPILLNRAPTLHRLGIQAFEPILVEGKAIQLHPLVCAAYNADFDGDQMAVHIPLTIEAQIEAKNLMMSTNNILSPANGEPIIVPSQDVVLGLYYMTRKKINGKGENMILSSPKEAEKIYQLGLVDLHSIVKIRITEYEKKNKRIKIKKKKITKTTIGRAILWMIVPKGLPFSIVNKTLRKNTISSMINKCYRILGAKKTVIFADKIMYTGFSYAAKAGSSVGIEDMKIPKNKSKIINEAEIEVLEIQEQFQSGLVTAGERYNKVIDIWSTANEKVSKSMMKNLSIEKIIDKKGKKTKQISFNSIFTMADSGARGSAAQIRQLAGMRGLMAKPDGSIIETPITANFREGLNVLQYFISTHGARKGLADTALKTANSGYLTRRLVDVAQDLVVTEKNCKTKNGITMTTLIEGGNIKEPLRERVLGRISLKNIYKNYSKKILIKKNTLLNEEYCDILEKNSIDNIKVRSIVHCETNFGVCAYCYGRDLARGKLVKKGEAIGVIAAQSIGEPGTQLTMRTFHIGGAASRAATESNIQVRNEGTIKLNNSKFVINSSGKTVITARNVELQILDSSGRKKENYKVPYGAILEKKDGEKVYSQEIVAVWDPHTIPVITEVNGYIKFIDMLDGQSITRKKDKITGLSSIIILDISERTTLGKDLRPSLKIINDKEEEVFIPGTNMPAQYFLPGKTIVQLKNGMKIRSGDTLARVPQESVSTKDITGGLPRVADLFEARKPKEPAILAEKSGIISFGKETKGKRRLIITTLNKEKNYEEMIPKWRQLNVFEGERVEKGDIISDGPESSHDILRLRGIQSVTRYIVNEVQEVYRLQGVKINDKHIEAIIRQMLRKATIIDHGESTFLNGEQIEYSRIRISNKKLKKQNKKIISYDRDLLGITKASLATESFISAASFQETTRVLTESSVAGKIDELRGLKENVIVGRLIPAGTGYKYHQDRLFKRKFKKPNSKKNKNQKKQISVEEASANLSELLNSNNL from the coding sequence TTGAAAGATCTATTTAAATTTATTAAATTAAAAAATAAATCCGAAGATTTTAATGCAATTAAAATCTCTCTATCTTCTCCAGAAATCATACGATCTTGGTCATATGGAGAAGTTAAAAAACCAGAAACAATAAACTACAGAACTTTTAAACCTGAAAGAGATGGATTATTTTGTTCAAGAATTTTTGGACCTATAAAAGATTATGAATGTTTATGTGGAAAATATAAAAGACTAAAACATAGAGGTGTAATATGTGAAAAATGTGGAGTAGAAGTTACAAAAAGCAAAGTAAGAAGGGATAGAATGGGACATATAGAATTAGCTTCTCCAATAGCTCATATATGGTTTTTAAAATCACTACCTTCTCGAATAGGTCTTTTACTTGATATGCCATTAAGAGATATAGAACGAGTTTTATATTTTGAATCATATGTAATTATTAAAAATGGAACAACTAAATTAAAAAAAGGAATGGTTTTTAATGAAGAAAAAAATATTGAATTAATAGAAAAATATGGAGATGAATTTCAAGCTAAAATGGGTGCAGAAGCAATTCAAATTTTATTAAAAAATATTAATTTAAAAAAAAAATGCAAAAGTTTAAGAAAAGAGTTAAAAAAAACAAATTCTGAAACAAAAAAAAAAAAAACTACAAAAAGAATAAAACTAATAGAATCTTTTATTCAATCTAAAAATAAACCAGAATGGATGATTTTAACAGTTCTTCCAATACTTCCTCCAGATTTAAGACCATTAGTTCCATTAGATGGAGGAAGATTTGCTACATCTGATTTAAACGATTTATATAGAAGAGTAATTAATCGAAATAATCGTTTAAAAAGATTATTAGAGCTTTCAGCTCCTGAAATAATTATTAGAAATGAAAAAAGAATGCTTCAAGAATCAGTAGATGCATTATTAGATAATGGAAGAAGAGGAAGGGCTATAATTGGATCAAATAAGAGACCTTTAAAATCATTAGCTGATATGATAAAAGGAAAACAAGGAAGATTTCGTCAAAATTTACTTGGAAAAAGAGTAGATTATTCAGGAAGATCAGTAATTACAGTAGGTCCATATCTTAAACTTAATCAATGCGGATTACCAAAAAAAATGGCTTTAGAATTATTTAAACCGTTTATATATGGTAAATTAGAATTAAAAAATCTAGCTAATACTATTAAATCTGCAAAAAAAATGGTAGAAAAAGAAGAATCTGTTGTATGGGATGTATTAGATGAAGTTATTAAAAAACATCCTATTTTATTAAATAGAGCACCTACTTTACATAGATTAGGAATACAAGCTTTTGAACCAATATTAGTTGAAGGTAAAGCTATTCAATTACATCCATTAGTATGTGCTGCTTATAATGCTGATTTTGATGGAGATCAAATGGCTGTACATATACCATTAACAATAGAGGCTCAAATAGAAGCAAAAAATTTAATGATGTCTACTAATAATATATTATCTCCAGCTAATGGAGAACCAATTATTGTTCCTTCACAAGACGTAGTGCTTGGATTGTACTATATGACTAGAAAAAAAATTAATGGAAAAGGAGAAAACATGATTTTATCTAGCCCTAAAGAAGCCGAAAAAATATATCAATTAGGGTTAGTAGATTTACATTCAATAGTAAAAATTAGAATTACCGAATATGAAAAAAAAAATAAAAGAATAAAAATAAAAAAAAAAAAAATAACTAAAACAACAATAGGAAGAGCAATTTTATGGATGATAGTACCTAAAGGTTTACCTTTTTCTATAGTTAATAAAACATTAAGAAAAAATACTATATCATCAATGATAAATAAATGTTATAGAATTTTAGGAGCTAAAAAAACAGTAATTTTTGCAGATAAAATAATGTATACAGGATTTTCTTATGCAGCTAAAGCAGGATCTTCAGTAGGAATTGAAGATATGAAAATTCCTAAAAACAAATCTAAAATTATTAATGAAGCTGAAATAGAAGTATTAGAAATACAAGAACAATTTCAATCAGGATTAGTAACAGCTGGAGAAAGATATAATAAAGTAATAGATATTTGGTCTACTGCTAATGAAAAAGTGTCTAAATCAATGATGAAAAATTTATCTATAGAAAAAATTATAGATAAAAAAGGAAAAAAAACTAAACAAATTTCATTTAATAGCATTTTTACTATGGCAGATTCTGGAGCAAGAGGTTCAGCAGCTCAAATAAGACAATTAGCTGGAATGCGAGGATTAATGGCTAAACCAGATGGATCAATAATAGAAACACCAATAACAGCTAATTTTAGAGAAGGATTAAACGTTTTACAATATTTTATTTCTACACATGGAGCTAGAAAAGGATTAGCAGATACAGCATTAAAAACAGCTAATTCAGGTTATTTAACTAGAAGATTAGTAGATGTTGCTCAAGATCTTGTAGTCACTGAAAAAAATTGTAAAACTAAAAACGGAATAACAATGACTACTTTAATAGAAGGAGGAAATATAAAAGAACCTTTAAGAGAAAGAGTTTTAGGAAGAATATCTCTTAAAAATATATATAAAAATTATTCTAAAAAAATCTTAATAAAAAAAAATACTCTTTTAAATGAAGAATATTGTGATATTTTAGAAAAAAATTCTATTGATAACATAAAAGTTCGTTCGATTGTACATTGCGAAACAAATTTTGGAGTATGTGCATACTGTTATGGAAGAGATCTTGCAAGAGGAAAATTAGTAAAAAAAGGAGAAGCTATCGGAGTTATCGCAGCTCAATCTATAGGAGAACCTGGTACTCAATTAACTATGAGAACTTTCCATATTGGAGGTGCCGCATCTAGAGCAGCTACAGAATCTAATATACAAGTAAGAAATGAAGGAACTATAAAATTAAATAATTCTAAATTCGTAATAAATTCTTCAGGTAAAACAGTTATAACAGCAAGAAATGTAGAACTTCAAATACTTGATTCTTCTGGAAGAAAAAAAGAAAATTACAAAGTTCCTTATGGAGCTATCTTAGAAAAGAAAGATGGAGAAAAAGTATATTCTCAAGAAATAGTAGCTGTATGGGATCCTCACACTATTCCAGTTATTACAGAAGTGAATGGATATATAAAATTTATAGATATGTTAGATGGTCAAAGTATAACAAGAAAAAAAGATAAAATAACTGGATTATCATCTATAATTATTTTAGATATATCTGAAAGAACAACTCTTGGAAAAGATTTAAGACCATCTTTAAAAATTATTAATGATAAAGAAGAAGAAGTATTTATTCCTGGAACAAATATGCCTGCTCAATATTTTTTACCTGGAAAAACTATTGTTCAATTAAAAAATGGAATGAAAATTAGATCTGGAGATACATTAGCAAGAGTTCCTCAAGAATCTGTTAGTACAAAAGATATTACAGGAGGACTTCCAAGAGTAGCTGATTTATTTGAAGCAAGAAAACCTAAAGAACCAGCTATTTTAGCAGAAAAAAGTGGAATTATTTCTTTTGGAAAAGAAACGAAAGGAAAAAGAAGATTAATTATTACTACTTTAAATAAAGAAAAAAATTATGAAGAAATGATACCAAAATGGAGACAATTAAACGTTTTTGAAGGAGAACGCGTAGAAAAAGGAGATATTATTTCAGATGGTCCAGAATCTTCACATGATATATTAAGATTAAGAGGAATTCAATCTGTTACTAGATATATTGTAAATGAAGTTCAAGAAGTATATAGATTACAAGGAGTAAAAATCAATGATAAACATATTGAAGCAATAATTAGACAAATGTTAAGAAAAGCAACAATAATTGATCATGGAGAATCAACATTTTTAAATGGAGAACAAATAGAATATTCTAGAATTAGAATTTCTAATAAAAAACTAAAAAAACAAAATAAAAAAATAATATCTTATGATAGAGATTTATTAGGTATAACAAAAGCATCTCTTGCCACAGAATCTTTTATATCTGCTGCATCTTTTCAAGAAACTACAAGAGTATTAACTGAATCATCAGTAGCTGGAAAAATAGATGAATTAAGAGGATTAAAAGAAAATGTTATTGTAGGAAGATTAATTCCTGCTGGAACTGGATATAAATATCATCAAGATAGATTATTTAAAAGAAAATTTAAAAAACCTAATTCTAAAAAAAATAAAAATCAAAAAAAACAAATTAGTGTAGAAGAAGCATCAGCAAATTTGTCAGAATTATTAAATTCTAATAATTTATAA
- the rpoH gene encoding RNA polymerase sigma factor RpoH, whose translation MINKIKYSSVSSLNVFSSFLKSSNYLKILSASDEKKLAKKFFNNGDLKAAKILILSHLRFVIHIAKNYSGYGLPEADLIQEGNIGLMKSVKKFNPYLGVRLVSFSVYWIKSEINEYILKNWRIVKVATTKSQKKLFFNLKKIKKKLDWFNKKEISDVAKKLGVKNKDVIEMESRMSAKDVFLDNSSNNNDYKEKNNFYSLSFLKDKFSNFTNVIEDDNWKKYIKNKLNVALSYLDERSRNIICSRWLNKNKKKTLKNIAKNYGISAERVRQLEKNAMKKLRLTIKKFNKK comes from the coding sequence ATGATTAATAAAATAAAATATTCTTCAGTTAGTTCATTAAATGTTTTTAGTTCTTTTTTAAAATCTTCAAATTATTTAAAAATTTTATCAGCCAGTGATGAAAAAAAGTTAGCAAAAAAATTTTTTAATAACGGAGATTTAAAGGCTGCTAAAATTTTAATATTATCTCATTTGCGTTTTGTAATACATATAGCGAAAAATTATTCTGGATATGGATTGCCAGAAGCTGATTTAATACAAGAAGGAAATATTGGTTTAATGAAATCTGTTAAAAAATTTAATCCTTATTTAGGAGTAAGATTAGTTTCTTTTTCTGTATATTGGATTAAGTCTGAAATTAATGAATATATTTTAAAAAATTGGAGAATTGTTAAAGTTGCTACAACTAAATCACAAAAAAAATTATTTTTTAATTTAAAAAAAATTAAAAAAAAATTAGATTGGTTTAATAAAAAAGAAATTTCAGATGTAGCTAAAAAATTAGGAGTGAAAAATAAAGATGTTATTGAAATGGAATCAAGAATGTCAGCTAAAGATGTTTTTTTAGACAATTCTTCTAATAATAATGATTATAAAGAAAAAAATAATTTTTATTCTCTTTCGTTTTTAAAAGATAAATTTTCTAATTTTACTAATGTAATTGAAGATGATAATTGGAAAAAATATATAAAAAATAAATTAAACGTTGCTTTGTCATATCTTGATGAAAGAAGTAGAAATATTATTTGTTCTAGATGGTTAAATAAAAATAAAAAAAAAACTCTTAAAAATATAGCTAAAAATTATGGGATATCTGCTGAAAGAGTTCGACAATTAGAAAAAAATGCTATGAAAAAACTACGTTTAACTATAAAAAAATTTAATAAAAAATAA
- the rplJ gene encoding 50S ribosomal protein L10 — MSINIKKKMEIVKRINKISNYALSAVVANSNKINVNKINNLRKEARKEGVKINIVKNTLLKKAIKNTPFECLKKILKNFTLIAYSINHPGSAAKLLYLFSKENKTFKIKGAAFEGKFINPKKIKKLSLIPTYKEAIQKLIIIIKELAIGKLVRLLMSIKKKKEDK, encoded by the coding sequence ATGTCTATTAATATTAAAAAAAAAATGGAAATAGTAAAAAGAATTAATAAAATATCAAACTATGCATTGTCAGCTGTAGTTGCAAACTCAAATAAAATAAATGTTAATAAAATAAATAATTTAAGAAAAGAAGCAAGAAAAGAAGGAGTGAAAATTAATATTGTAAAAAATACTTTATTAAAAAAAGCTATAAAAAATACTCCTTTTGAGTGTTTAAAAAAAATTTTAAAAAATTTTACTTTAATAGCTTATTCTATTAATCACCCTGGAAGTGCTGCAAAACTATTATATTTATTTTCTAAAGAAAATAAAACTTTCAAAATAAAAGGAGCTGCTTTTGAAGGAAAATTTATTAATCCAAAAAAAATAAAAAAATTATCTTTAATTCCTACATATAAAGAAGCGATACAAAAACTAATAATAATTATAAAAGAATTAGCAATAGGAAAATTAGTACGTTTATTAATGTCTATTAAAAAAAAAAAAGAAGATAAATAA
- the rplL gene encoding 50S ribosomal protein L7/L12 → MSITKEEILDTISKMSVMEIMELIKSMEKKFEVSSNISVNNTIPKIEKKIEKTEFDVHIKSIGKNKVSVIRAVRSLTTLGLKEAKDLVESAPVLLKEKVNKEESESLKKTLETAGAEVEIK, encoded by the coding sequence ATGTCTATTACTAAAGAAGAAATATTAGATACAATTTCAAAAATGTCAGTTATGGAAATTATGGAATTAATTAAATCTATGGAAAAAAAATTTGAAGTATCTTCTAATATTTCTGTAAACAATACTATTCCAAAAATAGAAAAAAAAATTGAAAAAACAGAATTTGATGTTCATATTAAATCTATAGGAAAAAATAAAGTTTCTGTAATAAGAGCAGTTAGAAGTTTAACTACTTTAGGATTAAAAGAAGCCAAAGATTTAGTAGAATCTGCACCAGTTCTTTTAAAAGAAAAAGTTAATAAAGAAGAATCAGAATCTTTAAAGAAAACTTTAGAAACAGCGGGAGCTGAAGTAGAAATTAAATAA
- a CDS encoding HU family DNA-binding protein has protein sequence MNKSQLIDIISKKSLISKIKAKNILDIILSEITNSLKKEENVQLVGFGTFKINKRAARTGRNPKTGKEIQILATKVPSFISGKTLKEAVK, from the coding sequence ATGAATAAATCACAATTAATAGATATTATTTCAAAAAAATCATTAATTTCTAAAATAAAAGCAAAAAACATATTAGATATTATACTTTCTGAAATTACTAATTCTTTAAAAAAAGAAGAAAATGTTCAACTAGTTGGATTTGGAACATTTAAAATAAATAAAAGAGCAGCTAGAACTGGAAGAAATCCAAAAACTGGAAAAGAAATTCAAATATTAGCAACTAAAGTTCCTTCTTTTATTTCAGGAAAAACATTAAAAGAAGCAGTTAAATAA
- the rpoB gene encoding DNA-directed RNA polymerase subunit beta yields the protein MVYSYTEKKRIRKDFGKNPKILDIPYLLSIQIDSFKKFIDQKKNNSNGIESALKSVFPIKSYNEHAEIQYVKYRLGKKSFNVLECHTRGTTYSVPLRVTLRLIIYEKDSLSNKKIKDIKEQEVYMGEIPLMTKNGTFIINGTERVVVSQLHRSPGVFFDSDKGKTHSSGKILYSARIIPYRGSWLDFEFDPKDNLFVRIDRRRKFPVTILLKALGYNTEEILNIFFKKTSFKFYNSNIKMKLVPKRLRGEIFFFKIQKNNKIYLKKNQRITARHIKKLIKNKINSINVPIEYIIGKVSLKNYFDNKNKIIISANSKFTLNAIKKIKKNNINSIKTIFTNDLDHGSYISETLNIDLTKDHNEALIEIYRMMRPGEPPTKEAAKNLFKSLFFSEERYDLSSVGRMKFNMSLSKKNHSGNNILNKKDIVNVIKKLIKIRNGKGEVDDIDHLGNRRVRSVGEMTENQFRIGLIRVERAVKERLSISDVDTLMPKDMINAKPISAAIKEFFGSSQLSQFMDQNNPLSEITHKRRISALGIGGLTRERAGFEVRDVHPTHYGRVCPIETPEGPNIGLINSLSVYARTNKYGFLETPYRKVKNGYITNKIKYLSAIEEGNFIIAQANIKLNKKQKIINKLINCRYKNEFGLFKKKQINYMDISNQQIVSVGASLIPFLEHDDANRALMGANMQRQAVPVIKAEKPLVGTGMERSVAIDSGVTVIAKRSGKIHYVDSSKIVIKVDKKEIKKNESGIDIYHLIKFKRSNQNTCINQIPCISLNDKIKKNDVLGDGPATDLGELALGQNMRVAFMPWNGYNFEDSILISEQVVQKDRFTSIHIQELSCISRDTKLGSEEITSDIPNISESSLLKLDESGIIYIGAEINGGDILVGKVTPKGETQLTPEEKLLRAIFGEKASDVKDTSLRVPNGIIGTVIDVQIFTRDGIKKDKRTLEIEEMKIQQLKKNLSEEKKIFKIGLFRQIKIILIKSGISYKKFKKIPFKKWFYIKLKNNNFKKEIEKLKNQYYSLKKKFKKKFIEKKKRIKKGDDLSPGILKIVKVYLAVKRYVQTGDKMAGRHGNKGVISKINPVEDMPYDKNGKPIDIVLNPLGVPSRMNIGQILETHLGMAAKGVGEKINKILKKEKRIKKLRNLMKKTFNIGYDKRQKVNIKKFSDQEILCLAKNYKKGIPVSTPVFDGAKEKEIKKFLNFGGFPSSGKIDLFDGRTGEKFERPITVGYMYILKLNHLVDDKMHARSTGSYSLVTQQPLGGKAQFGGQRFGEMEVWALEAYGASYTLREMLTVKSDDVSGRTKMYKNIIDGNHKMEPGMPESFNVLIKEIRSLGINIELEN from the coding sequence ATGGTTTATTCTTATACAGAAAAAAAAAGAATTAGAAAAGATTTTGGAAAAAATCCAAAAATTTTAGATATTCCTTACTTGTTATCTATTCAAATAGATTCATTTAAAAAATTTATTGATCAAAAAAAAAATAATTCTAATGGAATTGAATCAGCATTAAAATCAGTTTTTCCTATTAAAAGTTATAACGAACATGCTGAAATTCAATATGTAAAATATAGATTAGGAAAAAAAAGTTTTAATGTTTTAGAATGTCATACTAGAGGAACAACATATTCTGTTCCATTAAGAGTAACACTACGTTTAATAATATATGAAAAAGATTCGTTATCCAATAAAAAAATAAAAGATATAAAAGAACAAGAAGTATATATGGGAGAAATTCCATTAATGACAAAAAATGGAACATTTATTATTAATGGTACAGAGAGAGTAGTTGTATCTCAATTACATCGAAGTCCAGGAGTATTTTTTGATAGCGATAAAGGAAAAACTCATTCTTCAGGAAAAATTTTATATAGCGCAAGAATTATTCCTTATAGAGGATCTTGGTTAGATTTCGAATTTGACCCAAAAGATAATCTATTCGTTAGAATTGACAGAAGAAGAAAATTTCCTGTAACAATTTTATTAAAAGCTTTAGGATATAATACAGAAGAAATATTAAATATATTTTTTAAAAAAACTTCTTTTAAATTTTATAATTCTAATATAAAAATGAAATTAGTTCCAAAAAGATTAAGAGGAGAAATATTTTTTTTTAAAATTCAAAAAAATAACAAAATTTATTTAAAAAAAAATCAAAGAATAACAGCAAGACACATAAAAAAATTAATAAAAAACAAAATAAATTCTATAAATGTTCCTATTGAATATATTATAGGAAAAGTTTCTTTAAAAAATTATTTTGATAATAAAAATAAAATAATAATTTCTGCAAATTCTAAATTTACTCTAAATGCAATAAAAAAAATAAAAAAAAACAATATTAATAGTATTAAAACAATATTTACAAATGACTTAGATCATGGATCTTATATTTCAGAAACGTTAAATATTGATTTAACAAAAGATCATAATGAAGCTTTAATAGAAATTTATAGAATGATGAGACCAGGAGAACCTCCAACAAAAGAAGCAGCAAAAAATTTATTTAAATCTCTTTTTTTTTCAGAAGAAAGATATGATTTATCTTCTGTAGGAAGAATGAAATTTAATATGTCTTTATCGAAAAAAAATCACTCTGGAAATAATATTTTAAATAAAAAAGATATTGTTAATGTAATAAAAAAATTAATAAAAATTAGAAACGGAAAAGGAGAAGTAGATGATATAGATCATTTAGGAAATAGAAGAGTACGTTCTGTAGGAGAAATGACTGAAAATCAATTTAGAATAGGATTAATTCGAGTAGAAAGAGCAGTAAAAGAAAGATTATCTATAAGTGATGTAGATACTTTAATGCCTAAAGATATGATTAATGCAAAACCAATTTCAGCAGCAATAAAAGAATTTTTTGGATCTAGTCAATTATCTCAATTTATGGATCAAAATAACCCTCTTTCAGAAATTACACATAAAAGAAGAATTTCAGCATTAGGAATTGGAGGATTAACAAGAGAAAGAGCAGGATTTGAAGTAAGAGATGTTCATCCTACTCATTATGGTAGAGTATGTCCAATTGAAACCCCAGAAGGTCCAAATATTGGATTAATAAATTCTTTATCAGTATATGCTCGAACTAATAAATATGGATTTTTAGAAACTCCATATAGAAAAGTAAAAAATGGATATATTACAAATAAAATAAAATATTTATCTGCAATTGAAGAAGGAAATTTTATTATTGCACAAGCAAATATAAAATTAAATAAAAAACAAAAAATAATAAATAAATTAATAAATTGTAGATACAAAAATGAATTTGGTTTATTTAAAAAAAAACAAATTAATTATATGGATATATCTAATCAACAAATTGTTTCTGTAGGAGCTTCTTTAATACCATTTTTAGAACATGATGATGCTAATCGTGCTTTAATGGGTGCAAATATGCAAAGACAAGCAGTACCAGTAATAAAAGCAGAAAAACCACTAGTTGGAACTGGAATGGAAAGATCAGTAGCAATAGATTCAGGAGTGACAGTTATTGCTAAAAGAAGTGGAAAAATTCATTATGTAGATTCATCTAAAATTGTTATAAAAGTTGATAAAAAAGAAATTAAAAAAAATGAATCTGGAATAGATATTTATCATTTAATTAAATTTAAAAGATCTAATCAAAACACATGTATTAATCAAATTCCTTGTATTAGCTTAAATGATAAAATAAAAAAAAATGACGTATTAGGAGATGGACCAGCTACTGATCTTGGAGAATTAGCTTTAGGTCAAAATATGAGAGTAGCATTTATGCCATGGAATGGATACAATTTTGAAGATTCAATATTAATATCAGAACAAGTTGTTCAAAAAGATAGATTTACAAGTATACATATTCAAGAATTATCTTGTATTTCTAGAGATACTAAATTAGGTTCAGAAGAAATTACTTCAGATATACCAAACATAAGCGAATCATCTTTATTAAAATTAGATGAATCAGGAATTATTTATATTGGAGCAGAAATAAATGGAGGAGATATTTTAGTAGGAAAAGTAACACCTAAGGGAGAAACTCAATTAACTCCAGAAGAAAAATTACTTAGAGCTATTTTTGGAGAAAAAGCATCTGATGTAAAAGATACTTCTTTAAGAGTTCCAAACGGAATAATAGGAACTGTAATAGATGTACAAATTTTTACTCGAGATGGAATTAAAAAAGATAAAAGAACTCTAGAAATTGAAGAAATGAAAATTCAACAACTTAAAAAAAATCTCTCTGAAGAAAAAAAAATTTTTAAAATAGGCTTATTTAGACAAATTAAAATAATTTTAATAAAATCAGGAATTTCATATAAAAAATTTAAAAAAATACCTTTTAAAAAATGGTTTTATATAAAATTAAAAAATAATAATTTTAAAAAAGAAATAGAAAAATTAAAAAATCAATATTATTCACTTAAAAAAAAATTCAAAAAAAAATTTATAGAGAAAAAAAAGAGAATTAAAAAAGGAGACGATTTATCTCCAGGAATATTAAAAATTGTAAAAGTATATTTAGCTGTAAAAAGATATGTTCAAACTGGAGACAAAATGGCAGGAAGACATGGAAATAAAGGAGTAATATCTAAAATAAATCCTGTAGAAGATATGCCTTATGATAAAAATGGAAAACCTATAGATATTGTATTAAATCCATTAGGAGTTCCCTCAAGAATGAATATTGGACAAATATTAGAAACTCATCTAGGAATGGCAGCTAAAGGAGTTGGAGAAAAAATAAATAAAATATTAAAAAAAGAAAAAAGAATAAAAAAATTACGTAATTTAATGAAAAAAACATTTAATATTGGTTATGATAAACGACAAAAAGTAAATATTAAAAAATTTTCTGATCAAGAAATATTATGTTTAGCAAAAAATTATAAAAAAGGAATACCAGTTTCTACACCAGTTTTTGATGGAGCAAAAGAAAAAGAAATTAAAAAATTTTTAAATTTTGGAGGTTTTCCATCTTCTGGAAAAATTGATTTATTTGATGGAAGAACAGGAGAAAAATTTGAAAGACCTATAACTGTAGGATATATGTATATATTAAAATTAAATCATTTAGTTGACGACAAAATGCATGCTCGTTCAACTGGATCATATAGTTTAGTAACTCAACAACCTTTAGGTGGAAAAGCTCAATTTGGAGGACAAAGATTTGGAGAAATGGAAGTATGGGCATTAGAAGCTTATGGAGCATCATATACATTAAGAGAAATGCTTACAGTAAAATCAGATGATGTAAGTGGAAGAACAAAAATGTATAAAAATATTATTGATGGAAATCATAAAATGGAACCTGGAATGCCAGAATCATTTAACGTTCTTATAAAAGAAATTCGTTCCTTAGGAATTAATATAGAATTAGAAAATTAA
- the rplA gene encoding 50S ribosomal protein L1 — protein MKNKYIIKSNKKKINQIKNIEEAISILKKNSKKNFIESCDVVVMLGINTKKTDENVRGFTVLPNGIGKKITVLVFAHGEKAEEAKKAEADFIGMEDLVKKIKRKKIKFDVAVATPESMKTISVLGSILGPKGLMPNYKMGTVTSKIFETVKKIKNGQIRYKNDKNGIIHTSIGKINFSKKEIKENLISFINTLKKQKPNHIKGIYFKKLFLTTTMGKSIEINQSEIE, from the coding sequence ATGAAAAATAAATATATTATAAAATCAAATAAAAAAAAAATAAATCAAATAAAAAATATAGAAGAAGCAATTTCAATTTTAAAAAAAAATTCTAAAAAAAATTTTATAGAAAGTTGTGATGTTGTAGTTATGCTAGGAATAAATACAAAAAAAACAGATGAAAATGTAAGAGGATTTACAGTATTACCAAATGGAATAGGAAAAAAAATTACTGTTTTAGTATTTGCTCATGGAGAAAAAGCTGAAGAAGCAAAAAAAGCAGAAGCAGATTTCATAGGAATGGAAGATTTAGTAAAAAAAATTAAAAGAAAAAAAATTAAATTTGACGTTGCCGTAGCAACACCAGAATCTATGAAAACAATAAGCGTATTAGGATCTATTTTAGGACCAAAAGGTTTAATGCCAAATTACAAAATGGGAACTGTTACTTCAAAAATTTTTGAAACAGTAAAAAAAATAAAAAATGGACAAATAAGATATAAAAATGATAAAAATGGAATAATACATACATCTATAGGAAAAATTAATTTTTCTAAAAAAGAAATAAAAGAAAATTTAATAAGTTTTATTAATACATTAAAAAAACAAAAACCAAATCATATAAAAGGAATATATTTTAAAAAATTATTTTTAACAACTACAATGGGAAAATCTATTGAAATAAATCAATCCGAAATTGAATAA